The Candidatus Eremiobacteraceae bacterium genomic sequence ATGCTCGCCACCAACGGCCGCCATTAGGCCATTCGGACCACTCCGGGTTGCGAAAAGGTCAGTAGACCTAGACCGTCAAGGCCCATTCCCGCATAGCGCCACAGCCACATAAAAGCTAGGATATTACTTGAGATGGCCATACAAAGCATAAAACTACTCCGCGTCGCGCTCGTCGATGATCAGAACATCGTGCGCGAAGCCTTTGCCGCCTTGATCGAAGAGAGCGGCATCGCCGAAGTGATCGCTTCGTATCCGCATGCCGGCGTATCGGCGGCCGAGCTGCGGCAACAGAACATCGGCGCCGTGCTCATCGGTTTCGAAGCACAGCTCAGCGATCCACTCCAGACAGCCTCGATGCTCGCACTCTCGCTGCCTGGTGTCCCGCTGTGCGCACTCGTTGGCGGCGGCCAACCAACTCTCGTCCACAATGCGATGAAAGCCGGATGCACCTGCGCAGTCAGCACGGGGTCGTCGGTCGAAGTACTCGTCGCAGCGCTACGAGCGCTGAATCTTGGCCAAGCCTGGGTCGATCCAAACCTCGGCGGCAGGCTGCTGATCGCAGAATATGGCGGCGGCGGCAAGATGGGCGCAAATGGATGTAACGAACTGCCCCCTTCCACGCACTAATCTAATGTATAGGAAATTTTGTGAGCAATATGTTTGATTCAGCTTGGACCATCGGAAAAATCACCACTGCGTCGTTGGTCGCGACGACGCTGCTCGCCGCGCCTTGTGCAGCCTTAAGCGCTCCGACCAGCGCTCCGGCACCTGCGGCAACGTCTGTCCCGGCCGCACCGGCGCCTGCGGCGGCTCCCGCCCATTCCGCGGACTATATCATCCATTCCGGCGACCAATTGAACGTCCAGGTATTCGGCGATTCGTCGCTGTCGCAGTCGGTGACGGTCTTGCCGTCCGGCGATATCCAATATCCGCTGATCGGCAAAGTGCACGTGGCGGGCCAATCGCCCGACGACGCGGCGCAGACCATAGCCCACGCACTGAAGAAGTTCGTCCGTAATCCGGTCGTGAGCATCATCTTAGCCCAACAAGGCGAGATCAACGTGCTCGTGCTCGGCGGCGTGCAAAAACCCGGCAAGTACCAATTGACCTCGGCCGCGCATCTGACCGATGCCGTGTCGGTGGCCGGCGGACTCGCAGGCACCGCGCAAGCCTATCCCACCGCGAAGCTGACGGACTACAGCGGCCAACTGAGAGAAGTCTCGCTGCAAAAACTGTACGGCGACGGCGACACGTCGCTGGACTTGCCGGTCACCGACGGTTCCATCGTTTATATCCCATCACCGGTGCTGATCGACGTCGAAGTCTCGGGCGCGGTGGATCATCCGGGCGAGGTCGAACTGTCGCAGGGCGACCGTCTCTCGATGGCCATCGCAAAAGCAGGCAACAGCAATAGCGCCGACGCGGATCTGAACAATATCCACGTCATGCGCACGCTGCCGACTGGTCAAGTGCAGAACTACAACGTCAATCTCTACGATTCACTGCAGCAGGGCAAGACGAACGTGGACATGCCTCTTCAAAAAGGCGACATCGTATTCGTTCCTAAGTCGAAGCACGGGCTCAACGGTAACGGCACGAATCCGCTTTACTTGTTGCTCATCGGGCTTAAAACGCTTGTGAACATTTAGACCTCGAATACATCTTAGGTACATCTAGGGCAGGTAGGATTTGAAGGAGTCGAACGCGATCATGAGGAGCAAACAATTCGTCATCGGAGCCTGCGCCGCGGTAGCGCTCGGCGCAGCAGTCGTCGCAGGATGCGGCGGCGGCTCGGGCGGTAGTTCCGCGTTGCCTGGACCCGGACCCAACCCATCGCCCAGCGTGGGCGTCTCGCCCTCGCCGGTCCCATCGCCGACGCCAACGCCGACGCCGAGTCCGGTGGGATCACCGGTCGTCCTTTCGGGCGGC encodes the following:
- a CDS encoding polysaccharide biosynthesis/export family protein codes for the protein MFDSAWTIGKITTASLVATTLLAAPCAALSAPTSAPAPAATSVPAAPAPAAAPAHSADYIIHSGDQLNVQVFGDSSLSQSVTVLPSGDIQYPLIGKVHVAGQSPDDAAQTIAHALKKFVRNPVVSIILAQQGEINVLVLGGVQKPGKYQLTSAAHLTDAVSVAGGLAGTAQAYPTAKLTDYSGQLREVSLQKLYGDGDTSLDLPVTDGSIVYIPSPVLIDVEVSGAVDHPGEVELSQGDRLSMAIAKAGNSNSADADLNNIHVMRTLPTGQVQNYNVNLYDSLQQGKTNVDMPLQKGDIVFVPKSKHGLNGNGTNPLYLLLIGLKTLVNI